ATTCATCTATATTTTATCATCATGTGCAATTGTTTGTTGATGGTCGATGTCTTCTTTGCTAGTGTCATTATTgagtttattaaatttcttaGAATGGTGAGAATTTTATTTGTGCCTTCGCAAtgtgtttttccttttattcttttgaaatgAATACTTTGGAATAGGCATTTTTGTATTTTACATTACTCATGTCTTGCATAAAATGTATGATTTTCACAACAAAGTTTGatcattacaattttaattagggataaatctcaaaactacaTATGAACTTTGATCCAATGTGCAATTAGATACAAACTTTGATTTGGTATGATGCAACTTAATAGGAATTAAATGTGCTTCATTTCTATATCGTCTGCTTATTTTAAACATCCAATGCTTGTTTTGTTCTTCATTGCATGCAAATGCTGGCCAAATTAGATGTTCTACCAAATAATTCTagacattttcatatttattaagtttgattttaaaccaatttttggtcATGGTTACTGATTGCAACAAATGTTTACTTGTAGATGAGTGATCCAAAGCGAGATGGTTCAACTCAAAGTTCACAAAATTCTTCCCCAAGTAGAGATGATCAAAAAACAACCCAGGAAAATGTTCGAAAAAAGATTATTCCAAGGTCAGCTTGTTGGAACCATTTCACCAAATTTGTGACTGAAGAGGGGGAGAAGAGAGCAAGGTGCAATGCATGTGATGTTACTTACATAATGGAATCAACTTCGGGTTCTACAACGAATTTGAATAACCATTTGAAAGCATGCCTAAAAAGACCTCGAGGTAATACTTCTAATCCGAAGTAATTAGAATTAACATTTGTGAAGGTTAGCCAAGAAACAACGGATTTATCAACTTGGGTGTTTGATAAAGATGCTGCTAGAAAAGCATTGGTTCGTATGATAATTATGGATGAACTACCTTTTAAAATTGTAGAGGGAGAGGGTTTCAAATACTTTCTTTCTACAGCATGCCGACGGTTTAGTCTTCCGTCTCGTTGGACAATTAGAAGGGATTGTCTTGATTTATTTAACTCCATGAAGAGTGTGATGAAGaattgttttgaaaaagataTAAGTAGAGTTTGTTTGATGACAGACACTTGGACTTCATTGCAGAGGATATCTTATATGGTTTTAACAGCACATTGGGTGGATGATGAGTGGAGGTTGTAAAAAAGGATTATAAATTTTTGCCCAATATCCGCTCATAGAGGTGAAATCATAGGTCAAGCCATTGAAAAATGTCTTCGAGATTGTGGGATTGAGAGGGTCTTCACTATTACAGTTGATAATGCATCCGCCAATTGTGTTGCCATTGaatatttgagaaagaaattgaatCATCGAAATGTTTCTGTTGCAAATGGAAGATTTATTCATATGAGATGAGTTGCACATATTCTTAATCTCATTGTGCAATACGGTATTAAGGATGCTTCTGTGTCTGTGGATCGAGTTAGAGGTGCTGTGAGGTATATAAGAGCATCACCATCGAGGTTGACAAAATTCAACCAACGGGTAAAAGAAGAAATGATAGATAGTAAGGCTCAATTGTGTTTAGATGTGCCTACTAGATGGAACTCAACATATATGATGTTAAAGGTGGCCGAAAAATATGAGCGTGCATTTGATTCATATGTACGTGATgaccataatttttttcttgaccTTACTGCTGGAGATGGAGTTCCTACATTTGATGATTGggaaattgtttgaaaaattataaaagtattagaGCCTTTTTATCATCTTACATTAAAGGTGTCAAGATCTTTGCATGTTACCTCTCATTCACTTTTTGAAGTATTGACGGATGTGTATTGTCTTTTTGATGGGTGGCAAGATTGTGGAGATCTAGACATAATTTCTATGACTTCCAAAATGAGAGAGAAATATAATAAGTATTGGGGTGAAGGAAACAAGATCAACATGCTAGTTTACTTGGCGGTCATCTTTGATCCGTGatgtaaaatgagttttttggaCTTTGGGGTCAACTTGCTTTTTCCTAATGTTGCTAATGAcattatgaaaatgattgataAACATTTGCATTGCTTGTTCAATGAGTATTCTTCTAATGCTGGGAGAATTGAATTGTTTGAAGGTAGATCTAGTTCTTCGATAAATCTTTTTAGTTCAATGGAAATAGATCAGTCAAAAACGAAAACGGGCTAGGCCAAACAAAAATACcttaagaagaagaaacaagttGGATTAGAAAGCAAATCTGAGTTGGATAGATATTTGGGTGAGGATGAAGAAGTAAACAATTCAAGTTCATTTGATTTACTATTATGGTGGAAAATGAACAGTCCTAGATTCCCTATTGTTGCACAAATGGCTCGAGATATTCTTGCTATTCCTATCTCAACAGTTGCCTCGAAAAGTGCTGTaatgcccaattttgacccgggcccactaaaaataaatagaaccaataaaaaaaagagtcCAAATGTCCATTACATTTACCCAATTTGAAAGCCCAAAATTACATACCCAAAACCCACTAAACAGAGGCCAACTACACCTAGCCTACTAACCTAAACCTAATGGCCCAATGGCCCAACACCTAGCCTAACCGAGACTGAAACTCTAGTAGCATTTGGCTTCCAGCGCCGTAGCTACCGAGGCCTTTGTCCCTACGTGCCGAGCCTCTACCCGTGTGCGCACCTTCGCACGTGCGCCACCGCTGCTTGCTTTGCCTCTGTACATGCCACGTCCCCAGCCCAGCTCTCCGTACCTGCAAGAGACGAACAAACGAGCAGCAAAAAAAATAGACAACAAACGAAAAGAGGAGCAGAAATCAGTagtgaaaagagaaaaacaaaataagagaaacagaaggaaaaataaattggtattcttttctttttatttttgggttataaaaaCCCCATCGATGTACCCTTTTTCGATACACACGCAAtctgaatacaaaaaaaaaatcaaaaacaccAAAAGGTGATTTCTGGGTCcttcttccttctctttttttcgcagttcttttttatttgagatTCCATCAGGCGTTTATTAAAGAGGTAAATGGTagcataaaaaaaaggaaaataaagtacCTCGCCGTCGAATCCTCGCTCTCTCTGTCGCCATCAGAGCCTGAGCAGGGGTTCAGAGATCCGTTTGAAGGATTGATGAGTAGAGCGACGGGGAAGgggctttaatttttttattttatttctgacGGAAGTGTTAGGTTTTTCttaggtttatttttgttttattggtGGGTTTTGAAACGTCGCCATTTGTAGCTAATGTGACAgcttcaaaacggcgtcgtctGAGTGCCCTCGACCCGCGTAATGACCCGACCcaaggg
This genomic window from Gossypium raimondii isolate GPD5lz chromosome 10, ASM2569854v1, whole genome shotgun sequence contains:
- the LOC128034082 gene encoding uncharacterized protein LOC128034082; protein product: MSDPKRDGSTQSSQNSSPSRDDQKTTQENVRKKIIPRSACWNHFTKFVTEEGEKRARCNACDVTYIMESTSGSTTNLNNHLKACLKRPRDLSKIPEDQEGNILSISL